From the genome of Streptomyces sp. NBC_00659, one region includes:
- a CDS encoding AraC family transcriptional regulator produces MDVLSDAVATMRTGRPHSSRQDKYAPWGMRFEASDGAGFHVVLQGSAWLLPENGAPLAVGPGDVVFLAHGRGHALASDVAVPLEEVRVRPDGRWPEATPPEGPPTGARTVLLCGAYGLDRARAHPLLAELPEVVHFPARVGAHRSLRTAVELLGTELEEPQPGSDTVVTSLLDTLLLYILRAWWQRERHDDGHPTGWAGALADPAVAAALHAIHHTPSHPWTVGELGARGGLSRAAFARRFTALVGEPPLAYLTRWRMTTAGRLLRSADLPLRLVAQRIGYTSEFAFAKAFKREYGVAPGQYRKRAS; encoded by the coding sequence ATGGACGTACTGAGCGACGCCGTCGCCACCATGCGCACGGGGCGCCCGCACTCCTCGCGCCAGGACAAGTACGCGCCCTGGGGAATGCGCTTCGAAGCCTCGGACGGTGCCGGATTCCACGTGGTGCTCCAGGGGTCGGCGTGGCTGCTCCCGGAGAACGGCGCACCGCTGGCGGTGGGACCCGGCGACGTGGTGTTCCTCGCCCACGGCCGCGGACACGCGCTCGCCAGCGACGTGGCCGTGCCCCTGGAGGAGGTGCGGGTGCGACCGGACGGACGCTGGCCCGAAGCCACGCCCCCCGAGGGGCCGCCGACGGGGGCCCGGACCGTTCTGCTGTGCGGGGCCTACGGGTTGGACCGGGCCCGCGCCCACCCGCTCCTCGCGGAACTGCCGGAGGTCGTCCATTTTCCCGCCCGCGTCGGCGCCCACCGCTCGCTGCGGACGGCGGTCGAACTCCTCGGCACGGAACTGGAGGAGCCGCAGCCGGGCTCGGACACGGTCGTCACATCGCTGCTCGACACGCTCCTGCTGTACATCCTGCGCGCCTGGTGGCAGCGCGAGCGGCACGACGACGGTCACCCCACGGGCTGGGCGGGCGCCCTCGCCGACCCGGCGGTCGCGGCCGCGCTGCACGCCATCCACCACACCCCGTCCCACCCGTGGACGGTCGGGGAACTCGGAGCGCGCGGCGGTCTCTCCCGGGCCGCGTTCGCCCGCCGGTTCACCGCCCTGGTGGGCGAGCCGCCGCTCGCGTACCTCACCCGGTGGCGCATGACGACGGCCGGGCGGCTGCTGCGCTCGGCGGACCTCCCGCTCCGCCTGGTCGCCCAACGCATCGGCTACACCTCGGAGTTCGCGTTCGCCAAGGCCTTCAAACGGGAGTACGGGGTGGCGCCGGGGCAGTACCGCAAGCGGGCCTCGTGA
- a CDS encoding zinc-dependent alcohol dehydrogenase family protein — protein MPTTARTVLFHELGGPDVLRIEDVPLPGLVSGPDAASGPRPAPGHVLVRVEALGLNRAEALFRAGTYYYQPSLPGSRLGYEASGTVEAVGEGVTGFAVGDPVTTGPGIEMGTQGVYAERVVLPDTAIVPRPASVDAVTGAASWLTYTTAYGALLETARLRPGDHVLITGASSGVGTAAIQVARRIGAIPLATTRSAAKRRRLLDLGAAEVIVSDDQDVPEEVRRLTGGRGVEVVFDAIGGPGFRSLGEALAEAGVMVVYGWLDRRPAELPWNWPFTIHTYANFALTSAPEGRRRSTAFLNAGLRDGGFRPPVAEVLEGLDRIRDAHRLMETNTHIGKIVVKP, from the coding sequence ATGCCAACCACCGCACGCACCGTGCTCTTCCATGAACTCGGCGGACCCGACGTCCTGCGGATCGAGGATGTCCCTCTGCCGGGCCTCGTCTCCGGCCCGGACGCCGCCTCCGGTCCCCGGCCCGCCCCCGGGCACGTCCTCGTACGGGTCGAGGCACTCGGCCTCAACCGCGCGGAGGCCCTGTTCCGCGCGGGGACGTACTACTACCAGCCCTCCCTGCCCGGATCTCGGCTCGGGTACGAGGCGTCCGGCACCGTGGAGGCGGTCGGTGAGGGGGTCACCGGTTTCGCGGTAGGAGACCCCGTGACGACCGGACCCGGCATCGAGATGGGCACCCAGGGCGTGTACGCGGAACGCGTCGTGCTGCCGGACACCGCGATCGTGCCGCGTCCGGCGTCGGTGGACGCCGTCACCGGCGCGGCGTCGTGGCTGACGTACACGACGGCGTACGGGGCACTGCTGGAGACCGCGCGCCTCAGGCCCGGCGACCACGTCCTGATCACCGGGGCGTCCAGCGGCGTCGGCACGGCGGCCATCCAGGTCGCCCGCCGCATCGGCGCGATTCCGCTGGCCACCACCCGGTCCGCGGCGAAGCGGCGGCGACTGCTCGATCTCGGGGCGGCCGAAGTGATCGTCTCGGACGATCAGGACGTGCCGGAGGAGGTCCGGCGACTGACCGGCGGCCGGGGCGTCGAGGTGGTCTTCGACGCGATCGGCGGCCCCGGGTTCCGGTCGCTGGGCGAGGCCCTCGCCGAGGCAGGCGTGATGGTCGTCTACGGCTGGCTCGACCGGCGCCCGGCCGAGCTGCCCTGGAACTGGCCGTTCACGATCCACACCTACGCCAACTTCGCCCTCACGTCGGCCCCGGAGGGCCGCCGCCGCTCCACCGCCTTCCTGAACGCCGGTCTGCGGGACGGCGGGTTCCGGCCACCGGTCGCCGAGGTCCTCGAGGGACTCGACCGCATCCGGGACGCGCACCGCCTGATGGAGACCAACACGCACATCGGCAAGATCGTGGTGAAGCCCTGA
- a CDS encoding NADPH-dependent F420 reductase: MKIGIIGAGNIGGNLTRRLTAVGHDVSVANSRGPQTLGALAEETGATPVTVERAAQGADVVIVTIPLKAVPNLPDGILDGAAEDVAVIDTGNYYPQQRDGRIAGIEDDGLTESRWTARQIGHTVVKAFNGTYAQDILDRARPAGAPDRMALPVAGDDTAAKRRVRDLIDEIGFDTVDAGGLDDSWRQQPGTPVYGLQEGRDAVTKALAEASPERAADFRG, translated from the coding sequence ATGAAGATCGGCATCATCGGCGCGGGCAACATCGGCGGCAACCTCACCCGGCGGCTCACCGCCGTCGGGCACGACGTCTCCGTCGCCAACTCCCGCGGTCCCCAGACGCTCGGCGCGCTCGCCGAGGAGACCGGCGCGACCCCCGTCACGGTCGAGCGGGCGGCACAGGGCGCGGACGTCGTGATCGTCACGATCCCGCTCAAGGCCGTGCCGAACCTGCCGGACGGCATCCTGGACGGAGCCGCCGAGGACGTCGCCGTCATCGACACCGGCAACTACTACCCCCAGCAGCGCGACGGCAGGATCGCCGGGATCGAGGACGACGGCCTCACCGAGAGCCGCTGGACCGCCCGGCAGATCGGCCACACGGTCGTGAAGGCGTTCAACGGCACCTACGCGCAGGACATCCTGGACCGCGCCCGTCCGGCCGGTGCCCCCGACCGGATGGCACTTCCGGTGGCCGGCGACGACACGGCGGCGAAGCGGCGTGTACGCGACCTCATCGACGAGATCGGCTTCGACACCGTCGACGCCGGCGGCCTGGACGACTCCTGGCGCCAGCAGCCCGGTACCCCCGTCTACGGCCTCCAGGAAGGCCGCGACGCGGTGACGAAGGCGCTGGCGGAGGCGTCCCCGGAGCGCGCGGCGGACTTCC